DNA sequence from the Deltaproteobacteria bacterium genome:
GCCGCAGGTGCTGACCCTCGATAATCAGGAGGCGGAAATTTACGTGGGGGAGAACGTGCCCTATCAGACGAGACAGGAAACGTCGACGACGGACAGGGACTACAGCACATACGAATACAAGGACGTGGGCGTTACGCTGCGCCTGACGCCCCAGATCAGCCAGGAACGCTTTGTGAGGCTGGACATCTATCAGGAAGTGACCAAGCTCAAGTCCCAGGTCGAGGACCGTCCCACTACCCTCAAGCGCACGGCGAAGACGGCGGTGACCATCAAGGATAAATATACGGTGGTTGTGGGAGGGCTCATCGGTGACGATATCAACAACACGGTCTATAAGATCCCGCTCCTGGGGGATATCCCATACCTCGGCTATCTCTTCAAGTATGACAGCTCAACCCGTGAGAAGCGGAACCTTTTCATATTTATCACCCCCCATATTATCGAAAATCCGGTAGAGGCGAGCGATCTGTATGAGAAGAAACAGGGGATGATCGATTCCATGGAGGAAGGGGTCATCAAGAGGCACACGCGGGACAAGTCGTCTGCTGAGGGAATACGAATAGAGGATTAACGAGACCCCTTGTTTTCAATTGATTTTGCAGTATGCTGAGAATAGACTCGTTGACACAGTGAGATTTACATACAATTGAAACAGTAATGGCATTTATTACCTTACTCGGGAGTTGGCGTATGCGAAAACCAGGAAAAATCATCTGCAATGTCTGTATCCTTCTTTTTATTCTTCTGCCGTGTGCCGCAGCTGCCGCGGGAGGGACCTACTATGATCTGGGGGTCTTTTCCTACGAAGAGGGGAACTACGAAGAGGCGGAACGAAACCTTCAGCAGGCCCTGGCGGCTGACAGCGCTGATCCTCTGGCCAACCATTACTTGGGAAGGACCTACACGAAAATGGAGCGCTTTCCCGATGCGATGCGCTGCCTCCTCAAGGCCCGGGAATCGGGGGTCGAGCCCGCGGGGCTTGACTACGATATCGCCTATCTGAATTACCGAATGGAAAAGTATGCCGAGGCGGCCCGGCTCTTTACGGATATTGTTGCCAGGGACCCGGAAAACATTCTTGCCCGCTATTATGCCGGAATATGCCTTTTCAGGGAACAGCAGTACGGTGCCTCACTCGACTATCTGGTTGGGGCCGCCGACCGGAGTCCAACGCTGAGGGACAACGGCTATTACTATGCCGGCATTTCATACTTCAAGACGGATGACATGGAACGGGCCGTTGAAAAATTCGAATATGTAAAGGAGTCCTCCGTCGATGCAACCCTGCGGGACTATGCGTCGCAGTGGCTCGATGCCGTCAGGGCCGAGAAGGAGCGGCGCAAGCCTTACGAGCTCTATGCAAAATTCGGATACCAATATGATGATAATGTTACCCTCGATCCTGTGGATAAGGACATTTACGCCGACGAGGAGGACACGGCCTTCGTCCTCTATGCGTCAGGGAAGTATGATGTCATTGAGCGGGAACAATATTCAGTGGGGGCGGGTTACACCCATTATCAGACCTGGCACAGCGATCTGAGCGAATATGACCTGACAGGAAGCATTTTCCAGTTTTACGGAAATTACCGTATGAAATCGCTGACGTTCGGGCTCAGCTACCTTCCCCATTACTACTGGCTGGACAGTGAGAGTTTCCTCATGCGCCACCAGGTGCGGCCCGAGGTGCTCTGGCGTCTCAGTGACCGCGTCATCGCCCGGTTTTCCTACAGTTATTACCGTAACAATCATTTCGAGGACGAGGACCGTGACAGCGATGCGAACGAGATCGCTCTTGACGGTTATTACAGCCTTCCCGACAAACAGGGATTTCTCTTCGGCGGGATCGGCTGTGAGAAGAACAGTGCGGCCCATCAGGACTTCGATTACACACAGATGAAGCTGCGCCTCGGCGCATTCCTGCGGCTGCCGCATGAGTTCGAGTTCTATGTCACGGGCAAGTATTACGGCCAGAAGTACGACAACCGTGACTCATTCTATAATATCGACCGTGATGACGATAAATATTACGCGTCCCTTTCCCTGGAGCGGAAGCTTGTCTATGAGTGGCTTCATGTGGCTGCCGAGTACAACTTCACGAAGAACGATTCCAATATTGATGATTATACCTATAAGAGACAGGTAACCTCCCTGTCCCTGGTCGCACGATTTTAAGGAGAGTGAGGCATGAAAACAGCACGCGATATTTCACGATATGCCGTATGTGTCCTGGTCGTCCTTTGCGCATGGTTCGGGTGTTCTCCCGCCGTTGCCTCCGGCATTCCCGCGGACCTGGCCATTGAAAGCCCGTTCCGTCCGGGCCCCGGGGCTCCCGTGGGATCGGTCCTCCTGGTGCAGGGAACGGCAGTCGTCGTCCATGGTAGTGAGGCAATAGGATATCTGTTGAAAAGCGAAGCCCCGCTCTTCAAGGGGGACACGCTCATGACGGACGATGAGGCACGGGTCAGGTTCCGCCTCAATGACGG
Encoded proteins:
- a CDS encoding tetratricopeptide repeat protein translates to MRKPGKIICNVCILLFILLPCAAAAAGGTYYDLGVFSYEEGNYEEAERNLQQALAADSADPLANHYLGRTYTKMERFPDAMRCLLKARESGVEPAGLDYDIAYLNYRMEKYAEAARLFTDIVARDPENILARYYAGICLFREQQYGASLDYLVGAADRSPTLRDNGYYYAGISYFKTDDMERAVEKFEYVKESSVDATLRDYASQWLDAVRAEKERRKPYELYAKFGYQYDDNVTLDPVDKDIYADEEDTAFVLYASGKYDVIEREQYSVGAGYTHYQTWHSDLSEYDLTGSIFQFYGNYRMKSLTFGLSYLPHYYWLDSESFLMRHQVRPEVLWRLSDRVIARFSYSYYRNNHFEDEDRDSDANEIALDGYYSLPDKQGFLFGGIGCEKNSAAHQDFDYTQMKLRLGAFLRLPHEFEFYVTGKYYGQKYDNRDSFYNIDRDDDKYYASLSLERKLVYEWLHVAAEYNFTKNDSNIDDYTYKRQVTSLSLVARF